Within the Gemmatimonadota bacterium genome, the region GTGGCCTGGGGCGGCGGCGAGACGCCCTGCCTGACCGGCGTGGTGGAGGAAGGCGCCATCGACCTGGCCGCCTCCTGTGTGGGCATCATCCGGCCGAAGTCGCGCCTCACCCTGGGCGAGGACCTGGCGGCCGGCGACGCGATCGTCCTCCTCGAAAGCAGCGGAATCCACGCCAACGGCCTCACCCTCGCACGCAAGCTGTCCGAACGGCTTCCTGAGGGATATGCCACGGCCATGCCCGGCGGCCGGACGTACGGCGAGGCCCTGCTCGACCCCACCGTGCTCTATCCTCCCGTTACCGAGGCGGCCTTCGAGGCCGGCATCGGCCTGCGCTACATCGCCAACATCACCGGCCACGGCTGGCGAAAGATCATGCGCCACCCCGGCCGGTTCACCTACCGCATTTCCGAAGTGCCGCCCGTTCCCGAGGTCCTGCGGTTCATGGTGGATAAGACCCGGCAGACGGTGGAAGAGGCCTACGGTAGCCTCAACATGGGCGCCGGCTTCGCCCTCTTCGTCCGCCCCGAGGACGGGGATGCGGCGGTGGCCTGCGCCGAGGCGCGAGGCATCCGCGCCTGGAACGCCGGCGTAGTTGAAGATGGCCCCCGCCAGGTGGTCATCGAGCCGCTGGGCGTGACGCTCAGCGGAGAAAGTCTCGCCCTGCGGGACTGAGTCGGTGCGTTTCCTCCAGCCTTTCTTCTTACTTTTTCTAAGAAAAACTCCGAGTATCGCCTTGTGATCTCCGACTGATACGTTTTAGAGGTCGGTTATTCATGCTTTGTCACACTCACCAGGAGGTCGGAAGATGACTGGAATGTCCCGAGAGAACTGGTCCTTTGGCGTGCAGATCGTATCGGCCATAGGCATCCTCGTAATCGCCGTCGTCACTTTCATCAATTCTTCCAACAAGGAATTTCGGGATGAGATTCGGACCGAGTTGACCGGATTGCGGACGGAAATGCAATCCGAATTCGCCTCCATACGTTCCGAAATCCACGATATGAATACACGCCTCGGTCGGGTCGAAGGTTACCTGCGCGTATCGGTAAACGAATAGAAATAACCACTGCTGTTGGTACTTCCTGAATAGTGGGATGAATGCCGGTATCATATTGATGATCTGGTAACAACAACTGAGGTCTGTATAATGTGCGAACACAGCAAGAGAGATTGGTCGTGGACACCGGTAATCACAGTCGCCGGAATGCATGTTATGATGACGGGTATCATCGTTACGATTATGCTCTTCTTAATTGGTGACCTAAATAACAGGGTTCTTTCGGTAGAAGAGAAACTGAGAGACTTGATTGAGGTTGTAACACGCGTAGAGACTAAAATCGACAAAAGTAAGCAGGAAGTGACCAAATAGAAACGAGTCAGGGAGAGGTCGTACTATGGAAATCGCTCAACTGGTCGTATCGCCGGCGATCTTATTGGGAGCATTCATCTTTTTCTGGAAAGTATCCAAGGCGGGTAGAATGGAACTCGAGACCAGGCTGGTACAGCGCATGGATCGAATGGAGGACAGGCTTGATTCGCGTATTGTCGCACTGGAAGACAAGATGGATAACCGCTTTATCGCGACGGAAGCGCGCTTTGTCGCTCTGGAGAACAAGATGGACAGACGTTTTATCTCCTTGGAGGACAAGATGGATAAACGTTTTGTCGCTTTGGAGGACAAGATGGACACCCGTGTTGGCCGGCTGGAAGGGGTACTGATCACACAGCAGGAGGCGTCTTGATGCCTCACGCTACAGTCCGGAACAGTACACCACACCTTCTGCGCTTTGTATACCGTCTATCCACGTCCGGAACGCTGAGGTCGGTGGTACGCACAGACCCGTAACTGACAACGTTAGCCAGCTCACATTTTCGAGTCCGGTAAACGTATCCGGCAATGGTCCGGTAAGTCCGGAGTTTTCGGCGAGCCACAGTGTCCCGAGTTCTGTGAGTTGACCCAGCTCCGGCGGGATCGCTCCTGTCAATCGATTGTCGTCAAAAGTCAGCGACGAGAGGTTTTCGAGTTGACCGAATTCGGAAGGGATGTTTCCTGTGAAATTGTTGTCCTTAAACCACAGTTCCCTGAGGTTGGTGAGTTGCCCCAGTTCCGGCGGTATGTTCCCGTTTAACTCGTTCCTGTCAAAAAAGAGGTTCTCGAGTCTGGTAAGCTGTCCCAGTTCCGGTGGAATGCTCCCGGTCAGCATGTTATAACCTAAACCCAGGAAGGTAAGCTCGGTGAGTTGCCCCAGTTCCGGCGGTATGTTCCCGGTCAAACTGTTTTTACTCAAACTCAGTTTTTCGAGATTGGTGAGTTGTGCCAGTTCCGACGGAATGTCCCCTGTCAGTCT harbors:
- a CDS encoding phosphoribosylformylglycinamidine cyclo-ligase, giving the protein MADENPNGSRASAGSGTPCGSPAGDHLTYEDAGVDYDRIDPLKVLAQQAARATGANLERAGAHTGVREVTASRGESAYVVDIGDAYLASITECLGTKALVADAMRKVPAGSGSPGPPAMSGEPGRTWYNHIAQDTIATAVNDLVTVGARPLSIHAYWAAGSSEWFDDTERMNDLVDGWKAACDVLGVAWGGGETPCLTGVVEEGAIDLAASCVGIIRPKSRLTLGEDLAAGDAIVLLESSGIHANGLTLARKLSERLPEGYATAMPGGRTYGEALLDPTVLYPPVTEAAFEAGIGLRYIANITGHGWRKIMRHPGRFTYRISEVPPVPEVLRFMVDKTRQTVEEAYGSLNMGAGFALFVRPEDGDAAVACAEARGIRAWNAGVVEDGPRQVVIEPLGVTLSGESLALRD